The following coding sequences are from one Ficedula albicollis isolate OC2 unplaced genomic scaffold, FicAlb1.5 N00262, whole genome shotgun sequence window:
- the RMI1 gene encoding recQ-mediated genome instability protein 1 gives MSTSSIAARVETWLSSTWHVKVPLTWLEACINWIQEENSGSNLSQAQINKQVFEQWLLTDLRDLEYPILPNCILDTPKGELSGCYSIQIDSLVDVSQSAYSQLQKLRGKSTVNEEVTASTQAFQKPWEAKPTRMLMLQLTDGINQIQGMEYQPVPVLCSNLPPGTKITVQGNIAYRLGVLLLKAENVKLLGGEVDALLEDYCQERVLARLIGEPENPNSVGQAGHEQIFPRPLDELEQTLGPSDEELLASLDENDELALNNRTSLESGYCSRSNNFNTASGSLTAHNGNGLLQKSGSPLPHSDEQVSPPIEYDDGFLNDFPLEDDFLLEEEMQREMEEVPPVDTNRNIGLITGRLPHTSRSSCNFSLNGTGEKDNVNEREKPRGAISKEKNMGRTIFDEDGNGMSDFLQHRGLRQTCSSSDFSLENPPEEGQNYTDLDESRCKQQHTSDSRVLNDDPVFSSNMGPEGDQQKCDSQIFPCKAVETRLDLDSPPFTYISLLLEKKPETVTILKVKCFIVTLTGNLTKSSGSWSIKAKISDGSAYLEVDFADDILTSLIGFSVPEMNKLKKDPASRLKLKDGLEKCQKQLIDLCCLMTIEFNPFQSKATVLILQDADAGHLEQLKKRLNK, from the coding sequence ATGTCTACATCTAGCATTGCAGCAAGAGTGGAAACCTGGCTTTCATCCACATGGCACGTTAAAGTTCCTTTAACATGGCTGGAAGCATGTATTAATTGGATCCAGGAAGAAAATAGTGGCAGTAATTTAAGTCAAGCTCAGATTAACAAGCAGGTATTTGAGCAATGGCTTCTTACTGATCTGAGAGACTTGGAATATCCCATTTTGCCTAACTGCATCTTAGATACTCCCAAGGGAGAGTTATCAGGCTGCTACTCCATACAGATTGATTCACTGGTGGATGTTAGCCAGTCAGCATATTCGCAGTTGCAGAAGCTAAGAGGGAAAAGCACTGTAAATGAAGAAGTAACAGCCAGTACTCAGGCATTCCAAAAGCCCTGGGAAGCAAAACCTACTCGAATGCTGATGCTACAACTAACAGATGGCATAAATCAAATTCAGGGCATGGAGTACCAACCGGTGCCTGTTCTCTGCAGTAATCTTCCTCCTGGAACAAAAATCACTGTACAGGGCAATATTGCATATCGTCTTGGAGTTCTTCTGCTTAAGGCAGAAAACGTAAAACTGTTGGGGGGTGAGGTTGATGCTCTTCTTGAGGATTATTGTCAGGAAAGAGTCCTTGCTAGATTAATTGGAGAACCTGAAAACCCTAATTCTGTTGGACAAGCTGGACATGAACAGATTTTTCCAAGACCTTTGGATGAATTAGAACAAACTCTTGGCCCTTCAGATGAGGAGCTTTTAGCCAGCCTTGATGAAAACGATGAACTTGCTTTAAACAACAGAACATCTTTAGAAAGTGGATACTGTAGTAGAAGCAACAATTTTAATACAGCCTCAGGTTCACTGACAGCACACAATGGAAATGGTTTGCTACAAAAATCTGGAAGTCCTTTGCCTCACTCAGATGAACAAGTTTCACCTCCCATAGAATATGATGATGGCTTTTTAAATGACTTTCCTTTAGAAGATGACTTTCTTCTGGAAGAAGAGatgcaaagagaaatggaagaagtGCCACCAGTGGACACAAACAGAAACATAGGTTTAATTACTGGCAGACTTCCACATACATCTAGAAGCTCttgcaatttttctttaaatggcACTGGTGAAAAAGACAATGTGAATGAAAGAGAGAAGCCCAGGGGAGCAATCAGCAAGGAAAAGAACATGGGAAGGACAATATTTGATGAAGATGGAAATGGCATGAGTGACTTCTTGCAGCACAGGGGCTTACGTCAGACCTGCAGTTcatcagatttttctttggaaaatccTCCTGAGGAAGGGCAGAATTATACAGACCTAGATGAGAGCAGATGTAAACAGCAACACACTTCTGACAGCAGGGTATTAAATGATGATCCTGTCTTTTCCTCAAATATGGGCCCAGAAGGAGATCAGCAGAAATGTGATTCACAGATCTTTCCTTGCAAGGCAGTAGAAACACGTTTAGATTTAGATTCTCCACCTTTCACATATATTTCCCTTCTCCttgaaaaaaagccagaaactGTTACAATTCTGAAAGTTAAATGCTTTATTGTCACTCTCACTGGAAACCTCACAAAAAGCAGTGGGTCCTGGAGTATAAAGGCAAAAATTTCTGATGGTTCTGCTTATCTTGAAGTAGATTTTGCTGATGATATTCTAACAAGTTTGATTGGCTTTTCAGTGCCTGAAATGAATAAGCTGAAAAAAGATCCAGCTTCACGTCTAAAACTTAAGGATGGTttagaaaaatgtcaaaaacaGCTGATAGATCTCTGTTGTTTGATGACTATTGAGTTCAATCCATTTCAGTCTAAAGCTACTGTATTAATTCTCCAGGATGCTGATGCTGGGCATCTAGAACAATTGAAGAAACGTTTGAATAAATAA